In Piliocolobus tephrosceles isolate RC106 chromosome 4, ASM277652v3, whole genome shotgun sequence, the following are encoded in one genomic region:
- the APBB3 gene encoding amyloid-beta A4 precursor protein-binding family B member 3 isoform X2, translated as MLGKDYMLAIILVNCDDDLWGDQSLEGEPGLPPGWRKIHDAAGTYYWHVPSGSTQWQRPAWELGDAEDPGTGTERIWGLRPLKGRSFSSLESSLDRSNSLSWCGEESYIQNMEPGAKCFAVRSLGWVEVPEEDLAPGKSSIAVNNCIQQLAQTRSWSQPLDGAWGEGQNMLMILKKDAMSLVNPLDHSLIHCQPLVHIRVWGVGSSKGRDFAFVASDKDSCMLKCHVFRCDVPAKVIASALHGLCAQILSERVGVSGDASCCSPDPISPEDLPRQVELLDAVSQAAQKYEALYMGTLPVTKAMGMDVLNEAIGTLTTRGDRNAWVPTMLSVSDSLMTAHPIQVQYQKCLVASAARGKAWGAQARARLRLKRTSSMDSPGGPLPLPLLKGGVGGAGATPRKRGVFSFLDAFRLKPSLLHMP; from the exons ATGCTGGGCAAGGATTACATGCTGGCCATCATTCTGGTCAACTGCGATG ATGACTTGTGGGGGGACCAGAGTCTGGAGGGGGAGCCTGGCTTGCCTCCTGGCTGGAGGAAGATCCACGATGCTGCAGGTACTTACTATTGGCATGTACCCAGCGGTAGCACCCAGTGGCAGCGCCCAGCCTGGGAACTAGGAGATGCGGAGGACCCAGGCACG GGAACGGAGAGGATTTGGGGACTGCGGCCCCTCAAAGGGAGATCCTTTTCCAGCCTGGAGAGCTCACTGGACCGGAG TAACTCTCTGTCCTGGTGTGGTGAGGAATCCTACATCCAGAACATGGAGCCAGGGGCTAAG TGCTTTGCAGTACGCTCTCTGGGCTGGGTAGAGGTACCTGAAGAGGACCTGGCACCGGGGAAGAGCAGTATTGCAGTCAATAACTGCATCCAACAGCTGGCCCAGACCCGCAGCTGGAGCCAGCCTCTAGATGGTGCTTGGGGTGAG GGCCAGAACATGCTGATGATCCTGAAGAAGGATGCCATGAGCCTAGTGAATCCCCTGGACCACAGTCTGATCCACTGCCAGCCTCTGGTGCACATCCGTGTGTGGGGCGTGGGGAGCTCCAAGGGCCG GGACTTCGCTTTTGTGGCAAGTGACAAAGATAGCTGTATGCTCAAGTGCCATGTGTTTCGCTGTGATGTCCCTGCCAAGGTCATTGCCAGTGCCCTACATGGGCTTTGTGCCCAG ATCTTGTCAGAGCGAGTAGGGGTCAGTGGTGATGCCTCTTGCTGCTCTCCAGACCCCATCTCCCCTGAAGACCTGCCACGGCAAG TGGAGCTGCTGGATGCAGTAAGCCAAGCTGCTCAGAAGTATGAAGCACTGTACATGGGGACACTGCCAGTCACCAAAGCCATGG GCATGGATGTGCTGAACGAGGCCATTGGTACCCTCACCACCAGGGGGGACCGGAATGCCTGGGTCCCAACCATGCTCAGTGTGTCTGACTCTCTCATGACTGCACACCCCATTCAG GTTCAGTACCAGAAGTGTCTTGTGGCCTCTGCAGCTCGAGGCAAGGCCTGGGGTGCCCAGGCCCGTGCCCGCCTGCGGCTCAAGCGGACCAGCTCCATGGATTCCCCAGGAggtcccctgcccctccccctgctCAAAGGAGGGGTTGGCGGTGCAGGGGCAACCCCTCGAAAGCGGggtgtcttctcttttcttgatgCCTTCCGGCTGAAACCCTCTCTGCTCCACATGCCCTAA
- the APBB3 gene encoding amyloid-beta A4 precursor protein-binding family B member 3 isoform X1 — protein MLGKDYMLAIILVNCDDDLWGDQSLEGEPGLPPGWRKIHDAAGTYYWHVPSGSTQWQRPAWELGDAEDPGTGTERIWGLRPLKGRSFSSLESSLDRSNSLSWCGEESYIQNMEPGAKCFAVRSLGWVEVPEEDLAPGKSSIAVNNCIQQLAQTRSWSQPLDGAWGEGQNMLMILKKDAMSLVNPLDHSLIHCQPLVHIRVWGVGSSKGRDFAFVASDKDSCMLKCHVFRCDVPAKVIASALHGLCAQILSERVGVSGDASCCSPDPISPEDLPRQVELLDAVSQAAQKYEALYMGTLPVTKAMGMDVLNEAIGTLTTRGDRNAWVPTMLSVSDSLMTAHPIQAEASTEEEPLWQCPVRLVTFIGVGRDPHTFGLIADLGRQSFQCAAFWCQPHAGGLSEAVQAACMVQYQKCLVASAARGKAWGAQARARLRLKRTSSMDSPGGPLPLPLLKGGVGGAGATPRKRGVFSFLDAFRLKPSLLHMP, from the exons ATGCTGGGCAAGGATTACATGCTGGCCATCATTCTGGTCAACTGCGATG ATGACTTGTGGGGGGACCAGAGTCTGGAGGGGGAGCCTGGCTTGCCTCCTGGCTGGAGGAAGATCCACGATGCTGCAGGTACTTACTATTGGCATGTACCCAGCGGTAGCACCCAGTGGCAGCGCCCAGCCTGGGAACTAGGAGATGCGGAGGACCCAGGCACG GGAACGGAGAGGATTTGGGGACTGCGGCCCCTCAAAGGGAGATCCTTTTCCAGCCTGGAGAGCTCACTGGACCGGAG TAACTCTCTGTCCTGGTGTGGTGAGGAATCCTACATCCAGAACATGGAGCCAGGGGCTAAG TGCTTTGCAGTACGCTCTCTGGGCTGGGTAGAGGTACCTGAAGAGGACCTGGCACCGGGGAAGAGCAGTATTGCAGTCAATAACTGCATCCAACAGCTGGCCCAGACCCGCAGCTGGAGCCAGCCTCTAGATGGTGCTTGGGGTGAG GGCCAGAACATGCTGATGATCCTGAAGAAGGATGCCATGAGCCTAGTGAATCCCCTGGACCACAGTCTGATCCACTGCCAGCCTCTGGTGCACATCCGTGTGTGGGGCGTGGGGAGCTCCAAGGGCCG GGACTTCGCTTTTGTGGCAAGTGACAAAGATAGCTGTATGCTCAAGTGCCATGTGTTTCGCTGTGATGTCCCTGCCAAGGTCATTGCCAGTGCCCTACATGGGCTTTGTGCCCAG ATCTTGTCAGAGCGAGTAGGGGTCAGTGGTGATGCCTCTTGCTGCTCTCCAGACCCCATCTCCCCTGAAGACCTGCCACGGCAAG TGGAGCTGCTGGATGCAGTAAGCCAAGCTGCTCAGAAGTATGAAGCACTGTACATGGGGACACTGCCAGTCACCAAAGCCATGG GCATGGATGTGCTGAACGAGGCCATTGGTACCCTCACCACCAGGGGGGACCGGAATGCCTGGGTCCCAACCATGCTCAGTGTGTCTGACTCTCTCATGACTGCACACCCCATTCAG GCAGAGGCCAGTACAGAGGAGGAGCCATTGTGGCAGTGCCCTGTGCGCCTTGTGACATTTATTGGTGTTGGCCGCGACCCACACACCTTTGGCCTCATCGCTGACCTGGGCCGTCAGAGCTTCCAGTGCGCAGCCTTCTGGTGCCAGCCCCATGCAGGGGGACTCTCTGAAGCTGTGCAGGCTGCCTGTATG GTTCAGTACCAGAAGTGTCTTGTGGCCTCTGCAGCTCGAGGCAAGGCCTGGGGTGCCCAGGCCCGTGCCCGCCTGCGGCTCAAGCGGACCAGCTCCATGGATTCCCCAGGAggtcccctgcccctccccctgctCAAAGGAGGGGTTGGCGGTGCAGGGGCAACCCCTCGAAAGCGGggtgtcttctcttttcttgatgCCTTCCGGCTGAAACCCTCTCTGCTCCACATGCCCTAA
- the APBB3 gene encoding amyloid-beta A4 precursor protein-binding family B member 3 isoform X3, whose amino-acid sequence MLGKDYMLAIILVNCDDDLWGDQSLEGEPGLPPGWRKIHDAAGTYYWHVPSGSTQWQRPAWELGDAEDPGTGTERIWGLRPLKGRSFSSLESSLDRSNSLSWCGEESYIQNMEPGAKCFAVRSLGWVEVPEEDLAPGKSSIAVNNCIQQLAQTRSWSQPLDGAWGEGQNMLMILKKDAMSLVNPLDHSLIHCQPLVHIRVWGVGSSKGRDSPISAPARDFAFVASDKDSCMLKCHVFRCDVPAKVIASALHGLCAQILSERVGVSGDASCCSPDPISPEDLPRQVELLDAVSQAAQKYEALYMGTLPVTKAMGMDVLNEAIGTLTTRGDRNAWVPTMLSVSDSLMTAHPIQAEASTEEEPLWQCPVRLVTFIGVGRDPHTFGLIADLGRQSFQCAAFWCQPHAGGLSEAVQAACMVQYQKCLVASAARGKAWGAQARARLRLKRTSSMDSPGGPLPLPLLKGGVGGAGATPRKRGVFSFLDAFRLKPSLLHMP is encoded by the exons ATGCTGGGCAAGGATTACATGCTGGCCATCATTCTGGTCAACTGCGATG ATGACTTGTGGGGGGACCAGAGTCTGGAGGGGGAGCCTGGCTTGCCTCCTGGCTGGAGGAAGATCCACGATGCTGCAGGTACTTACTATTGGCATGTACCCAGCGGTAGCACCCAGTGGCAGCGCCCAGCCTGGGAACTAGGAGATGCGGAGGACCCAGGCACG GGAACGGAGAGGATTTGGGGACTGCGGCCCCTCAAAGGGAGATCCTTTTCCAGCCTGGAGAGCTCACTGGACCGGAG TAACTCTCTGTCCTGGTGTGGTGAGGAATCCTACATCCAGAACATGGAGCCAGGGGCTAAG TGCTTTGCAGTACGCTCTCTGGGCTGGGTAGAGGTACCTGAAGAGGACCTGGCACCGGGGAAGAGCAGTATTGCAGTCAATAACTGCATCCAACAGCTGGCCCAGACCCGCAGCTGGAGCCAGCCTCTAGATGGTGCTTGGGGTGAG GGCCAGAACATGCTGATGATCCTGAAGAAGGATGCCATGAGCCTAGTGAATCCCCTGGACCACAGTCTGATCCACTGCCAGCCTCTGGTGCACATCCGTGTGTGGGGCGTGGGGAGCTCCAAGGGCCG TGACAG CCCCATCTCTGCCCCTGCTAGGGACTTCGCTTTTGTGGCAAGTGACAAAGATAGCTGTATGCTCAAGTGCCATGTGTTTCGCTGTGATGTCCCTGCCAAGGTCATTGCCAGTGCCCTACATGGGCTTTGTGCCCAG ATCTTGTCAGAGCGAGTAGGGGTCAGTGGTGATGCCTCTTGCTGCTCTCCAGACCCCATCTCCCCTGAAGACCTGCCACGGCAAG TGGAGCTGCTGGATGCAGTAAGCCAAGCTGCTCAGAAGTATGAAGCACTGTACATGGGGACACTGCCAGTCACCAAAGCCATGG GCATGGATGTGCTGAACGAGGCCATTGGTACCCTCACCACCAGGGGGGACCGGAATGCCTGGGTCCCAACCATGCTCAGTGTGTCTGACTCTCTCATGACTGCACACCCCATTCAG GCAGAGGCCAGTACAGAGGAGGAGCCATTGTGGCAGTGCCCTGTGCGCCTTGTGACATTTATTGGTGTTGGCCGCGACCCACACACCTTTGGCCTCATCGCTGACCTGGGCCGTCAGAGCTTCCAGTGCGCAGCCTTCTGGTGCCAGCCCCATGCAGGGGGACTCTCTGAAGCTGTGCAGGCTGCCTGTATG GTTCAGTACCAGAAGTGTCTTGTGGCCTCTGCAGCTCGAGGCAAGGCCTGGGGTGCCCAGGCCCGTGCCCGCCTGCGGCTCAAGCGGACCAGCTCCATGGATTCCCCAGGAggtcccctgcccctccccctgctCAAAGGAGGGGTTGGCGGTGCAGGGGCAACCCCTCGAAAGCGGggtgtcttctcttttcttgatgCCTTCCGGCTGAAACCCTCTCTGCTCCACATGCCCTAA
- the SLC35A4 gene encoding probable UDP-sugar transporter protein SLC35A4 gives MSVEDGGMPGLGRPRQARWTLMLLLSTAMYGAHAPLLALCHVDGRVPFRPSSAVLLTELTKLLLCAFSLLIGWQAWPQGAPPWRQAAPFALSALLYGANNNLVIYLQRYMDPSTYQVLSNLKIGSTAVLYCLCLRHRLSVRQALALLLLMAAGACCAAGGLQVPGNTLPSPSPAAAASPMPLHITPLGLLLLIVYCLISGLSSVYTELLMKRQRLPLALQNLFLYTFGVLLNLGLHAGGGPGPGLLEGFSGWAALVVLSQALNGLLMSAVMKHGSSITRLFVVSCSLVVNAVLSAVLLRLQLTAAFFLATLLIGLAMRLYYGSR, from the coding sequence ATGAGTGTAGAGGATGGGGGTATGCCGGGCCTGGGCCGTCCCAGGCAGGCCCGCTGGACCCTGATGCTACTCCTATCCACTGCCATGTATGGTGCCCACGCCCCATTGCTGGCACTGTGCCATGTGGACGGCCGAGTGCCCTTCCGGCCCTCCTCAGCCGTGCTGCTGACTGAGCTGACCAAGCTACTGTTATGCGCCTTCTCCCTTCTGATAGGCTGGCAAGCATGGCCCCAGGGGGCCCCACCCTGGCGCCAGGCTGCTCCCTTCGCACTATCAGCCCTGCTCTATGGCGCTAACAACAACCTAGTGATCTATCTTCAGCGTTACATGGACCCCAGCACCTACCAAGTGCTGAGCAATCTCAAGATTGGAAGCACGGCTGTGCTCTACTGCCTCTGCCTCCGGCACCGCCTCTCTGTGCGTCAGGCTTTAGCTCTGCTGCTGCTGATGGCTGCGGGGGCCTGCTGTGCAGCAGGGGGCCTTCAGGTGCCTGGGAACACCCTTCCCAGTCCCTCTCCAGCAGCTGCCGCCAGCCCCATGCCCCTGCATATCACTCCGCTGGGCCTCCTGCTCCTCATCGTGTACTGCCTCATCTCAGGCTTGTCTTCAGTGTACACAGAGCTGCTCATGAAGCGACAGCGGCTGCCCCTGGCACTTCAGAACCTCTTCCTCTACACTTTTGGTGTGCTCCTGAATCTAGGTCTGCATGCTGGAGGCGGCCCTGGCCCAGGCCTTCTGGAAGGTTTCTCAGGATGGGCAGCACTCGTGGTGCTGAGCCAGGCACTAAATGGACTGCTCATGTCCGCTGTCATGAAGCACGGCAGCAGCATCACACGCCTCTTTGTGGTGTCCTGCTCACTGGTGGTCAACGCCGTGCTCTCAGCAGTCCTGCTACGGCTGCAGCTCACAGCCGCCTTCTTCCTGGCCACATTACTCATTGGCCTGGCCATGCGCCTGTACTATGGTAGCCGCTAG